Below is a genomic region from Salmo salar chromosome ssa11, Ssal_v3.1, whole genome shotgun sequence.
TCTAAAATGTCTCAACAGCCCCGTGGTTGTTTGTTTGTCTTTAGCTATGTTTCTAGTAGTACAATTTCACCTACAGTTGACGTACATTCAGAGAGGCACAAGCATGGACGGGAGGTCAGTGAGGTTTTAGAAAGACAGTTTATTCAGCATTGGGTAACAGTGGGGTTAAGCTTGGGATAACGGGTGAGAGGTTACTGCTGAATGCGGCGGATGGACTGGATCTGAGGGGTCTGGGAGTGGGAGCCGAACTCCTTGAAGTGCTTGTACTCGCCGCAGTGACGGTCACACTCCATGATGTACTGGTAGCCACGGTATCCGGGGTACTGGTAGCACACGAAACTGTtaggtagagagacagaaagagatttCAGAGTCAGTTGGCGGTAATGGATACTATGAGGCTAAGGGAGTAGTAAAACATTTGAttggaaattgagagagagaaagagcgagagagatagaagcagattggagtgagagagagaaagtgagtgaagtagagggagggagagagagaaggagagagagagagaaggagagagagagaggttgactgTGGTAAGGGCCCGGCTACTCACGCTCCGGACTGGATCCTGAGGGAGCCAACCTCGTTGTTGCACCAGCCCATGGCCTGGAGGGAGGGGTAGTCATCGCTCAGCTCGCCCTTGCGACCAAGGTAGTTCTCGCGCTCATAAATGGTCATACGACACTCCCTGTGGTTCTGGAGGGGcgaagacggacggacggacggatggacggacggacggggggggattgtcagttagtcagtcaagaGGAAGAGTGTGGAATAGATAGTGATGGAAACAGATAGGAGTAGACAGAGAGCGGTAGTTTAGTTACTCACAGCGCAGGCAATGGGCCTAAAGGAGGTCATCCTCTCGATGTGGTAGGCATTGCTACCGCCGAAGGCGTCGCACTGGGggtactctcctctctccagcaCAAACTGCTGGCCCTGGTAGGAAGCATGCTCATAGCCAACCCAACTAtaggagcgagagggagaaagggaagaAGTAAGACATCACATTGAGATCATCATTTTCCCTCAGCTTCTCTGAGCAATAGTTCTAAAGACTGAAACCAGCGAGTGGAAGGTCTGTTTTGAGTGTTTCTGCGGGTGGGGATATGAAGTGGGGATTTGTGTGTAAGTACTCACGCTCCACTCTCCACCCTGAGGGAGCGCACAGTCTCGAACCCGAACTCCATCACGTTGCAGCACTCTGAGGTGAACTCATGCCGACGGCCCTGGAAGCACTCCTCGTCGAAGACAATGAtctgagagggacagacagagagagagagagagacatgtgttacatactgtatctatctatctatttaccTGGACAGGTTCAAGCTGAGATTTGTGTGCAGCacgggaggctgctgaggggaggacggctcataataatgtctggaatggaataaatggaatggtatcagacACGTGGAAAACATGTGCTTGACGCGTTCGATAAGTTCCATTCattccgttccagacatta
It encodes:
- the LOC106563090 gene encoding beta-crystallin A4 — its product is MTHHCTKFSGHWKIIVFDEECFQGRRHEFTSECCNVMEFGFETVRSLRVESGAWVGYEHASYQGQQFVLERGEYPQCDAFGGSNAYHIERMTSFRPIACANHRECRMTIYERENYLGRKGELSDDYPSLQAMGWCNNEVGSLRIQSGAFVCYQYPGYRGYQYIMECDRHCGEYKHFKEFGSHSQTPQIQSIRRIQQ